In the genome of Desulfuromonas sp. DDH964, one region contains:
- a CDS encoding tetratricopeptide repeat protein — MEDEFDDYLDDEDDAEKLELAQAALDRGEDETALDLAEEYLESYPLDIEALNLCAVAAANLDDETKALGLYRNALRFDPKNGAIHHNYGVLLERLGDLEAALKHFRRSLELQPDFPEAYINLGNTLDELGQTEEALAMYDEALRRLPDSPDAFYNKGYALNRLGRYQEAVASFLLALEHNPGDAPSLNGLGYALAGTGQDREALEHYRRAIAREGDVATYHYNCGLSLARLGEEEEALAEYRRALEIDPEFFEAWVELANLHSQQERYAEGLEALASADRIEPESPETPFYRALLLEKQGNLEAALEELEESLRRDPESVYTLNNKGNVLMDLGRLDEALTCFDAILGRTTRYPLAHYNRACVLARMGKVRETVRALSAAAAGDDRFLDDALEDPDFAEIRRTPAFRRLLGGRKTVA, encoded by the coding sequence ATGGAAGACGAATTCGACGATTATCTTGATGACGAGGACGATGCCGAGAAGCTCGAGCTGGCTCAGGCCGCCCTGGACCGGGGGGAAGACGAGACCGCTCTTGATCTTGCTGAAGAATACCTCGAATCCTACCCCCTGGATATCGAGGCTCTCAACCTCTGTGCCGTAGCCGCAGCCAACCTCGATGACGAGACCAAGGCCCTCGGCCTTTATCGCAATGCCTTGCGTTTTGACCCGAAGAATGGAGCCATCCACCACAACTACGGGGTCCTGCTTGAGCGGCTAGGCGATCTTGAGGCCGCACTGAAACATTTCCGCCGCTCCCTCGAATTGCAGCCCGATTTCCCCGAAGCCTATATCAATCTCGGCAACACCCTCGATGAACTGGGGCAGACCGAGGAAGCTCTGGCGATGTACGACGAGGCCTTGCGCCGGCTTCCGGACAGCCCCGATGCCTTCTATAACAAGGGGTATGCCCTCAACCGCCTTGGCCGCTACCAGGAGGCGGTGGCAAGCTTTCTGCTCGCTCTCGAACACAATCCCGGCGATGCGCCGAGTCTCAATGGCCTCGGTTACGCCCTCGCCGGGACCGGCCAGGACCGGGAAGCGCTCGAGCATTACCGGCGCGCCATCGCCCGGGAAGGGGACGTTGCCACCTATCACTACAACTGCGGTCTCTCCCTCGCCCGGCTTGGTGAAGAGGAGGAGGCCCTGGCCGAGTACCGCCGTGCCCTCGAAATCGATCCGGAGTTTTTCGAGGCCTGGGTAGAGCTCGCCAACCTGCACAGCCAGCAGGAGCGCTACGCCGAAGGGCTTGAGGCGTTGGCGAGCGCCGACCGCATCGAGCCGGAGAGCCCGGAGACCCCCTTCTACCGCGCCCTGCTGCTGGAGAAACAGGGGAACCTCGAGGCGGCCCTGGAGGAGCTGGAAGAGAGCCTGCGCAGGGACCCGGAGTCGGTCTATACCCTCAACAACAAGGGGAATGTCCTGATGGATCTCGGCCGGCTTGATGAGGCCCTGACCTGTTTTGACGCCATTCTCGGCCGCACCACCCGTTATCCCCTGGCCCATTACAACCGGGCCTGCGTTCTGGCGCGGATGGGCAAGGTCAGGGAGACGGTGCGCGCGCTCTCGGCGGCTGCTGCCGGCGATGACCGTTTTCTCGATGACGCCCTGGAAGATCCGGATTTTGCCGAAATCCGCAGGACTCCGGCCTTTCGCCGCCTGCTGGGCGGGAGAAAGACTGTTGCATGA
- a CDS encoding tautomerase family protein encodes MPYVNVRITTGASREQKEQLIAGITELLVRILDKNPASTQVVIDEIAPESWGVGGKSVAELRASGAPGVSRG; translated from the coding sequence ATGCCTTATGTCAATGTCAGAATCACCACCGGCGCCAGCCGCGAACAGAAAGAGCAGCTGATCGCAGGGATCACCGAACTGCTGGTGCGAATTCTCGACAAGAACCCGGCCAGCACCCAGGTCGTCATTGATGAAATCGCGCCGGAATCCTGGGGAGTCGGGGGGAAGAGTGTGGCTGAACTGCGCGCCAGCGGTGCTCCCGGGGTTTCCAGGGGCTGA
- a CDS encoding nucleoside recognition domain-containing protein, producing MTTLEPAIPALRTRLNIGIRSGLQTSWKLIRFVLPLYVVVDLLKESPLVDFLGALFAPLMKLFGLPGEAAFAFMAAFLLNLYAAIAVMAPLDLTPWQVTQCGLMMGIAHNLLLEGGVLGSTGARGGLLTLCRLAIAFVTGGLLELAHRLWVA from the coding sequence ATGACGACCCTCGAACCGGCCATTCCGGCGCTGCGGACGCGGTTGAATATCGGGATTCGCAGCGGCCTGCAGACCTCCTGGAAGCTGATCCGCTTCGTGCTCCCTCTCTATGTGGTGGTCGACCTCCTCAAGGAATCACCGCTGGTCGATTTTCTCGGCGCCCTCTTTGCGCCGCTGATGAAATTATTCGGCCTGCCCGGCGAAGCCGCCTTCGCCTTCATGGCCGCCTTTCTGCTCAACCTCTATGCGGCGATTGCGGTGATGGCGCCCCTCGATTTGACCCCCTGGCAGGTGACCCAGTGCGGCCTGATGATGGGGATCGCCCACAACCTCCTCCTCGAAGGGGGCGTACTCGGTAGTACCGGCGCCCGCGGCGGCCTGCTCACCCTGTGCCGGCTCGCCATTGCCTTTGTCACCGGCGGCCTGCTCGAACTGGCCCATCGCCTGTGGGTGGCCTGA
- a CDS encoding DHH family phosphoesterase, with protein sequence MAVDFARSAEFSAAIIDWIRGKGKILIIAHDNPDPDSLAAAFALKQLFWVKTNVEATVAFGGIIGRGENRVMVRELEIDALPIEKIDLEEYGVVCMVDTQPGTGNNSYPEDREVHIVIDHHPLREATRRCRWFDVREDFGASATILFEYLQCQDVYIGTKLATILYYAIKTETQDLGREWNRADRDAYLKLLPLSNNRILYEISHPRVPREYFFVFNLALENARIYEQVLVFNLYQIDNPDIVAEMADFLLRMEGVEVVMGMGCFNEREILSLRTASFEVVAGEVIHKVVGELGTAGGHNMTAGAQIVPMQGDKAVQKELEATLTRRLLETLQVPIQRGRRLIPA encoded by the coding sequence ATGGCTGTTGATTTTGCCCGTTCCGCCGAATTTTCCGCCGCGATCATCGACTGGATTCGCGGCAAAGGGAAGATCCTGATCATTGCCCACGACAATCCGGACCCGGACTCGCTGGCGGCAGCCTTTGCCCTCAAGCAGCTCTTCTGGGTGAAGACCAACGTGGAGGCCACCGTCGCTTTCGGCGGCATCATCGGTCGCGGCGAGAACCGGGTGATGGTGCGCGAGCTGGAGATCGACGCCCTGCCGATCGAGAAGATTGACCTGGAGGAGTACGGCGTGGTCTGCATGGTCGATACCCAGCCGGGGACCGGCAACAACTCCTATCCCGAAGATCGCGAAGTTCATATTGTCATCGACCATCATCCGTTGCGTGAAGCGACCCGCCGCTGCCGCTGGTTCGATGTCCGCGAAGACTTCGGCGCCTCGGCGACCATCCTCTTCGAATATCTGCAGTGTCAGGATGTCTATATCGGAACCAAGCTGGCGACGATCCTCTATTACGCCATCAAGACCGAGACCCAGGACCTCGGCCGCGAATGGAATCGGGCCGACCGCGACGCCTACCTCAAGCTGCTCCCCCTTTCCAACAACCGCATCCTTTACGAAATCAGCCACCCCCGGGTGCCCCGGGAGTATTTTTTCGTCTTCAACCTCGCGCTGGAGAACGCCAGAATCTACGAGCAGGTACTGGTCTTCAACCTCTACCAGATCGACAATCCCGATATCGTCGCCGAGATGGCCGATTTCCTGCTGCGCATGGAGGGGGTCGAGGTGGTGATGGGGATGGGCTGTTTCAATGAGCGGGAAATCCTTTCCCTGCGCACGGCCAGCTTCGAAGTGGTCGCCGGTGAAGTCATTCACAAGGTGGTGGGCGAGCTTGGCACCGCCGGTGGGCACAACATGACGGCCGGCGCCCAGATCGTGCCGATGCAGGGCGACAAGGCCGTGCAGAAGGAGCTCGAAGCCACCCTCACCCGGCGACTGCTCGAGACCCTGCAGGTGCCGATACAGCGGGGCCGCCGCCTGATCCCGGCCTGA
- a CDS encoding heavy metal translocating P-type ATPase, with amino-acid sequence MKEDRPAAATLNIPVAGMKCGKCVAKLTTALEALPGVSAVAVSREEKCAKVTVDKALCNRPDLVAAVVAAGFTVPDGKENPRSHASSESQRTHETDKTNDQASAAVAAGNDRRATLHLSGMHCANCAQTIESGIARLPGVRRANVNFAAEKLVVEYAAGSQSLESIIDRVAGLGYQASLTRDAGREADEARRELRWLLLAAAFSAPIMPLMWWQPLGASTIYLNLALATIVQFSAGLTFYRGAWVSLRNRFANMDVLVALGISAAYGYSLLATFGLFGLSGPVFFETGAMLITFIRFGKWLEARARGRAGAALRALLNLQPDQARRLSDGNEEDVPLDQVRVGDLLLVRPGEKIPVDGVVTAGESTVDEAMLSGEALPVAKTVGSDVVGATINCGGRLTIRATRVGAETVLAQIVRLVEDAQVDKAPIQRLADKVSNYFVPTVVAIALFTFAVWYWGAGSGFLFAFKMAIAVLVIACPCALGLATPTAIMVGSSIGLGAGILIKRASALEHISGLDLLLFDKTGTLTTGRFAVTGLLPAAGSDDRELLQAAAAAEAVSNHPLARAVVNRAATAGITPAVVSDVEEQGGHGLRCTLDGETLLVGSNRFLQAAGIETDTLAEDGDAHARRGESLVYVARGGRLLGALALADSIKEGSAATISALQRLGIRSVLVSGDRRPVALAVAAELGIETVEAEVLPADKQQVVQRYQQQGYRVGMVGDGINDAPALAQADVGIAIGSGTDVAKETGDLILVKGDVRDVERGIRLGRKTLTKIRQNLFWAFAYNVIGIPIAAGVLYPAFGIVLQPEYAGLAMAFSSLSVVTNSLLLKRFAHHL; translated from the coding sequence ATGAAGGAAGACCGGCCTGCGGCAGCGACCCTGAATATTCCGGTGGCCGGGATGAAATGCGGCAAGTGTGTCGCCAAACTGACCACCGCCCTGGAGGCGTTGCCCGGCGTCTCCGCCGTGGCGGTGAGCCGCGAAGAAAAGTGCGCCAAGGTCACGGTCGATAAAGCCCTCTGCAACCGGCCGGACCTGGTCGCTGCCGTTGTCGCTGCCGGATTCACGGTCCCGGATGGGAAGGAAAACCCTCGTTCCCATGCGTCCTCTGAATCCCAAAGGACTCATGAGACCGATAAGACCAACGATCAAGCTTCCGCCGCCGTCGCCGCCGGCAACGACCGGCGGGCGACGTTGCACCTCTCCGGAATGCATTGCGCCAATTGTGCGCAGACGATCGAGAGCGGAATCGCCAGGCTGCCGGGGGTGCGCCGGGCGAACGTCAACTTTGCCGCCGAGAAGCTGGTTGTTGAATATGCCGCCGGGAGCCAGTCGCTGGAGTCGATCATCGACCGGGTCGCCGGCCTCGGCTACCAGGCCAGCCTGACCCGGGACGCCGGCCGGGAGGCGGATGAAGCGCGGCGCGAACTGCGCTGGCTGCTGCTGGCGGCGGCTTTTTCCGCACCGATCATGCCGCTGATGTGGTGGCAACCCCTTGGCGCCAGCACCATCTACCTCAACCTCGCCCTGGCGACGATCGTGCAGTTCAGCGCCGGCCTCACATTTTACCGGGGCGCCTGGGTTTCGCTGCGCAATCGTTTCGCCAACATGGATGTCCTGGTGGCCCTCGGGATCAGCGCCGCCTACGGCTATTCGCTGCTGGCGACCTTCGGCCTGTTTGGCCTCAGCGGTCCGGTCTTTTTCGAAACCGGCGCCATGCTGATCACCTTTATCCGCTTTGGCAAGTGGCTTGAAGCGCGGGCGCGGGGGCGGGCCGGGGCGGCCTTGCGCGCCCTGCTCAATCTGCAGCCGGACCAGGCGCGGCGACTCAGCGATGGCAACGAGGAGGATGTCCCCCTCGACCAGGTCCGGGTCGGAGATCTGCTGCTGGTTCGTCCCGGCGAGAAAATCCCCGTCGATGGCGTGGTCACTGCCGGGGAGTCGACGGTGGATGAGGCGATGCTCAGCGGCGAGGCGCTGCCGGTCGCCAAGACGGTGGGGAGCGACGTCGTCGGGGCGACCATCAATTGCGGCGGCCGCCTGACGATTCGCGCCACCCGGGTCGGTGCGGAGACGGTCCTGGCCCAGATCGTGCGCCTGGTCGAGGACGCCCAGGTCGACAAGGCCCCGATCCAGCGCCTTGCCGACAAGGTTTCCAACTACTTCGTGCCGACGGTGGTGGCGATCGCCCTCTTCACCTTCGCGGTCTGGTACTGGGGGGCGGGGAGCGGTTTCCTGTTCGCCTTCAAAATGGCGATCGCGGTCCTGGTGATCGCCTGCCCATGCGCTCTCGGTCTTGCGACCCCGACCGCCATCATGGTCGGCAGTTCCATCGGCCTTGGCGCCGGCATTCTCATCAAGCGCGCCTCGGCGCTGGAACATATCTCCGGTCTGGACCTGCTCCTCTTTGACAAGACCGGTACCCTGACCACGGGCCGCTTTGCAGTGACCGGATTGCTCCCTGCCGCCGGCAGCGACGACCGGGAATTGCTCCAGGCAGCTGCCGCTGCCGAGGCGGTGAGCAATCATCCCCTTGCCCGGGCGGTGGTGAACCGGGCGGCGACGGCGGGGATCACCCCGGCCGTCGTCAGCGACGTGGAAGAGCAGGGCGGACACGGCCTGCGCTGCACCCTCGACGGCGAGACCCTGCTGGTCGGCAGCAACCGGTTTCTCCAGGCGGCCGGGATCGAAACCGATACCCTGGCCGAGGATGGCGATGCCCATGCCCGGCGCGGTGAATCGCTGGTCTATGTCGCCCGCGGCGGGCGCCTGCTTGGCGCCCTGGCGCTGGCGGACAGCATCAAGGAGGGTTCTGCAGCGACCATCTCCGCGCTGCAACGGCTCGGGATCCGCTCCGTCCTGGTCAGCGGCGACCGGCGCCCGGTCGCCCTGGCGGTGGCCGCCGAGCTCGGGATCGAAACGGTCGAGGCCGAGGTGCTGCCTGCCGACAAACAGCAGGTGGTGCAGCGCTACCAGCAGCAGGGGTACCGGGTCGGCATGGTCGGTGACGGCATCAATGACGCCCCGGCCCTGGCCCAGGCCGACGTCGGCATCGCCATCGGCAGCGGCACCGACGTGGCCAAGGAAACCGGCGATCTGATCCTGGTCAAGGGTGATGTCCGGGATGTCGAACGGGGAATTCGCCTTGGTCGCAAAACCCTGACCAAGATCCGCCAGAATCTCTTTTGGGCCTTTGCCTATAATGTCATCGGTATCCCGATTGCGGCGGGGGTCCTCTACCCGGCTTTCGGTATCGTCCTGCAACCGGAGTATGCCGGGCTGGCGATGGCCTTTTCGAGTCTCTCGGTGGTCACCAACAGCCTGCTCCTGAAGCGTTTCGCCCACCACCTCTGA
- a CDS encoding UDP-2,3-diacylglucosamine diphosphatase encodes MRDIFLADAHLRHPDDPSYRRLLAFLAEQRGQVRTLYLLGDIFDFWLGFRHTVYAAHVPLLAELRKLHEAGTELVCVEGNHDFHLGPYFSAELGARILPDGGAVAIDGQQIYLAHGDLVNAGDRGYRRLRRLLRSPLIRALAQVVHPDWTWVVYRWLEARSIAGKPAKVDRQLPLDLLRRHARERFAAGCQVVITGHFHIPHHETTAAGTLLSLGGWLEQSAYAVVEDGRFTLMTY; translated from the coding sequence ATGAGGGATATCTTTCTTGCCGATGCACATCTGCGCCACCCCGATGACCCGTCGTACCGGCGGCTGCTTGCCTTTCTGGCCGAGCAACGCGGCCAGGTACGCACCCTCTACCTGCTGGGCGACATCTTCGACTTCTGGCTCGGCTTTCGCCACACCGTCTACGCGGCGCACGTCCCGCTGCTGGCGGAACTGCGCAAATTGCACGAGGCCGGCACCGAACTGGTCTGCGTCGAAGGAAACCACGACTTTCATCTTGGCCCCTACTTCAGCGCGGAACTCGGTGCGAGGATCCTGCCCGATGGCGGAGCCGTCGCGATCGACGGTCAGCAAATTTACCTTGCCCATGGCGACCTGGTCAACGCCGGCGACCGCGGCTACCGCCGCCTGCGCCGGCTGTTACGCAGCCCCCTGATTCGCGCCCTGGCGCAGGTGGTGCACCCGGATTGGACCTGGGTGGTCTACCGCTGGCTGGAGGCTCGCAGCATTGCCGGCAAACCAGCGAAAGTGGATCGCCAGCTCCCCCTCGACCTGCTGCGTCGTCACGCCAGGGAGCGCTTCGCTGCCGGCTGCCAGGTCGTGATCACCGGCCACTTCCATATTCCGCATCACGAAACAACCGCCGCAGGGACCCTCTTGTCCCTCGGCGGCTGGTTGGAGCAGTCGGCCTATGCTGTCGTCGAAGACGGCCGCTTCACCCTGATGACTTACTGA
- a CDS encoding nucleoside recognition domain-containing protein, which produces MDAFLLALLGAGKLSLKLVLIIVPLVTIFEVLRYLPVFRRAGGAVDPLMRGMGLTRDAAIPLFTGIFLGIAYGAGIIIRVAQEKRLPRRELFLMGLFLATCHAVVEDTLVFVVIGGNGWIMLGVRLLIAIGLTALLARLWRPTLPRS; this is translated from the coding sequence ATGGACGCGTTTCTTCTTGCCCTGCTCGGGGCCGGCAAGCTCTCCCTGAAGCTGGTGCTGATCATCGTGCCACTGGTGACCATTTTCGAAGTTCTGCGCTACCTCCCCGTCTTTCGGCGCGCCGGGGGTGCGGTCGATCCGCTGATGCGCGGCATGGGACTGACCCGGGACGCCGCCATCCCCCTCTTTACCGGCATCTTCCTCGGCATCGCCTACGGCGCCGGTATCATCATCCGGGTCGCCCAGGAAAAGCGCCTGCCCCGGCGGGAGCTCTTCCTGATGGGGCTTTTTCTGGCGACCTGTCATGCGGTGGTCGAGGACACCCTGGTCTTTGTCGTCATCGGCGGCAATGGCTGGATCATGCTCGGGGTGCGGCTGCTGATTGCCATCGGCCTGACCGCACTGCTGGCGCGGCTGTGGCGCCCGACGCTCCCCCGCTCCTGA
- the rph gene encoding ribonuclease PH, with translation MSIEARFRAEGRAMDSLRPIHFERHFTRYAEGSVLVSFGATRVLCNASVEESVPPFLRGSGRGWVTAEYAMLPRATHSRSPRESTRGKVGGRTHEIQRLIGRSLRAVIDLQGLGERTIQIDCDVLQADGGTRTAAITGAWVALADAVQGLLDRGLLQQNPLRESVAAVSVGIVEGRPLLDLDYAEDSHAEVDMNFVITASGLFVEVQGTAEETPFSSTDLDRLRDLALAGCRRLSLLQQQALEG, from the coding sequence GTGTCAATTGAAGCCAGATTCCGCGCTGAAGGCAGGGCGATGGACAGCCTGCGGCCGATCCATTTCGAACGTCACTTCACCCGCTATGCCGAAGGGTCGGTCCTCGTCAGTTTCGGCGCCACCCGGGTGTTGTGCAACGCCAGCGTCGAAGAGTCGGTTCCCCCCTTTCTCCGCGGCAGCGGCCGGGGTTGGGTGACCGCCGAGTACGCCATGCTGCCGCGGGCGACCCACTCGCGCTCACCGCGAGAGTCGACCCGGGGCAAGGTCGGCGGCCGGACCCACGAAATCCAGCGCCTGATCGGCCGCTCGCTGCGGGCGGTGATCGACCTGCAGGGACTCGGCGAACGCACCATCCAGATCGATTGCGATGTGCTGCAGGCGGATGGTGGCACCCGCACCGCCGCCATCACCGGCGCCTGGGTCGCCCTGGCAGATGCGGTACAGGGGCTGCTCGACCGCGGCCTGCTCCAGCAGAACCCGCTGCGGGAAAGCGTCGCCGCCGTCAGTGTCGGCATCGTGGAGGGTCGGCCCCTGCTCGACCTTGACTATGCCGAAGACTCCCATGCCGAGGTCGATATGAACTTCGTCATCACCGCCTCCGGGCTCTTTGTCGAGGTCCAGGGGACTGCTGAAGAGACTCCATTCAGCAGCACCGATCTCGATCGCCTGCGTGATCTCGCCCTGGCGGGCTGCCGTCGCCTGAGCCTGCTGCAGCAGCAGGCGCTGGAGGGGTGA
- a CDS encoding N-acetylmuramoyl-L-alanine amidase, which produces MQRLLLPLLCLPLLLVPVSVQAAAELALAGQPPQVITEVYLQDGIAFLPLDDVLPALGLSGHWDSVRHTYAMRTPRGTATLFPGGHYLNFGDSFLPISQPARFIDGRLRVPEDFVTGPLANLLGSRVYYRNLQPPAAAPVEGSSLDRLFAFLLQKKGARQGTALRGVALDPGHGGQDPGSLGGGLKEKDLTLALARDLEKQLKMQLGIPVYLSRDADYQLNVEQRLQAATPPEVDALLQLHVQAAFSPAAAGITLFVRPAEERDGKLLAAAGGDSMRLALLLEEALRQAGLPVTGIVAAPLLPLGRGDLPTVLVEAGYLSNPADRLRLADPAARQSLTAALFSGLRAFGQETMEEHRVN; this is translated from the coding sequence ATGCAGCGCCTCCTTCTACCGCTTCTCTGCCTTCCTTTGCTTCTGGTCCCCGTTTCCGTACAGGCCGCTGCCGAGCTCGCCCTTGCGGGGCAACCGCCCCAGGTGATCACCGAGGTCTATCTCCAGGATGGCATCGCCTTTCTCCCCCTCGACGATGTCCTGCCCGCCCTCGGGCTGAGCGGCCACTGGGATTCGGTCCGGCATACCTATGCCATGCGCACCCCACGGGGGACGGCAACCCTCTTCCCCGGCGGCCATTACCTGAACTTTGGCGACAGCTTCCTCCCCATCTCGCAGCCGGCGCGATTCATCGACGGTCGCCTGCGGGTACCCGAAGATTTCGTCACCGGACCCCTCGCCAACCTCCTTGGCAGCCGGGTCTACTACCGGAACCTGCAGCCGCCGGCCGCGGCCCCGGTGGAAGGGAGCTCCCTCGACCGCCTGTTTGCCTTTCTGCTGCAGAAAAAGGGAGCCCGCCAGGGAACGGCCCTGCGCGGCGTCGCCCTCGATCCCGGCCATGGCGGCCAGGATCCCGGTTCTCTCGGCGGGGGGCTCAAGGAGAAGGATCTGACCCTGGCCCTGGCCCGCGATCTCGAAAAACAGCTGAAGATGCAGCTTGGCATCCCGGTCTACCTGAGCCGCGACGCCGACTACCAGCTCAACGTCGAACAGCGGCTGCAAGCGGCGACCCCTCCCGAGGTCGATGCCCTGTTGCAGTTGCATGTTCAGGCCGCCTTCAGTCCAGCCGCGGCGGGGATCACCCTCTTTGTTCGCCCGGCCGAGGAACGCGATGGCAAACTGCTTGCCGCCGCCGGCGGTGACAGCATGCGCCTGGCCCTCCTCCTCGAGGAGGCGCTGCGGCAGGCTGGCCTGCCGGTAACCGGCATCGTCGCCGCGCCGTTGCTACCTCTCGGGCGCGGGGACCTGCCGACGGTCCTGGTCGAAGCTGGCTACCTTTCCAACCCCGCTGACCGGCTACGGCTGGCCGACCCGGCCGCGCGCCAAAGCCTGACCGCTGCGCTCTTTTCCGGCCTGCGCGCTTTCGGCCAGGAAACCATGGAGGAACACCGTGTCAATTGA
- a CDS encoding XTP/dITP diphosphatase: MELVVATGNQGKLREIRRLCADRGIAVLGLDAFPGAPEVVEDGATFAENAVKKAASLARFCGRLTLADDSGLTVAALDGAPGVQSARYAGEPSDDDANNRKLLEAMQGVAARDRGAAFCCVIALCEADGMCHTFEGRLEGLILETPRGEGGFGYDPLFLVREYGKTLAELPLEVKNRISHRGQALGKAFAWLDQKRPVPVAR; the protein is encoded by the coding sequence ATGGAACTGGTCGTCGCCACCGGAAATCAGGGGAAACTGCGGGAGATTCGCCGCCTTTGCGCCGATCGCGGCATCGCGGTGCTGGGGCTCGATGCGTTTCCCGGCGCGCCGGAGGTGGTCGAAGACGGGGCTACCTTTGCCGAAAATGCCGTCAAAAAGGCGGCCAGCCTCGCCCGTTTCTGCGGGCGACTGACCCTGGCCGACGATTCCGGGCTGACGGTCGCGGCCCTCGATGGTGCCCCGGGCGTCCAATCGGCGCGCTATGCCGGGGAACCGAGCGACGACGACGCCAACAACCGCAAGCTGCTGGAGGCAATGCAGGGGGTCGCGGCGCGGGACCGGGGCGCGGCGTTCTGCTGCGTCATCGCGCTTTGTGAAGCGGACGGGATGTGCCATACTTTCGAAGGACGGCTCGAAGGTCTGATCCTCGAAACGCCGCGGGGGGAGGGGGGTTTCGGTTACGACCCTCTCTTTTTGGTGCGGGAATATGGCAAGACCCTGGCCGAGTTGCCCCTCGAAGTGAAAAACCGGATCAGCCATCGGGGGCAGGCCCTGGGGAAGGCCTTTGCCTGGCTCGACCAGAAGCGCCCGGTGCCGGTTGCCAGATGA
- a CDS encoding TIGR00725 family protein, with translation MAADTLPRRIGVIGAAEPSPAGYADAFEVGRLIAAAGAVLVCGGLGGVMAAACRGAREAGGLTLGILPGSAAASANPWVVLPVVTDLGHARNVVIAHTAEVLIAIEGGYGTLSEIAVSLKLGRQVFTLGTLPHLPGAQAAETPRAAVAAALAVLAHLPEREDTDGC, from the coding sequence ATGGCAGCAGATACTCTGCCTCGGCGGATCGGCGTGATCGGCGCCGCGGAGCCAAGCCCCGCAGGATATGCCGACGCTTTCGAGGTCGGGCGGCTCATCGCCGCCGCCGGCGCCGTGCTGGTCTGCGGCGGTCTCGGCGGGGTGATGGCGGCAGCCTGTCGCGGCGCCCGGGAAGCGGGCGGCTTGACGCTCGGCATCCTCCCCGGTTCCGCGGCCGCCAGTGCCAACCCCTGGGTGGTGCTACCGGTCGTCACCGACCTTGGCCACGCGCGCAACGTGGTGATTGCCCATACCGCCGAGGTGCTGATCGCCATCGAAGGGGGTTACGGCACCCTGTCGGAGATTGCCGTGAGCCTCAAGCTCGGTCGCCAGGTCTTCACCCTCGGCACCTTGCCGCACCTGCCGGGAGCGCAAGCTGCCGAGACTCCCCGCGCTGCCGTCGCCGCCGCTCTGGCAGTGCTGGCTCATTTACCGGAGAGAGAGGATACGGATGGCTGTTGA